In the genome of Mauremys mutica isolate MM-2020 ecotype Southern chromosome 8, ASM2049712v1, whole genome shotgun sequence, one region contains:
- the LOC123375862 gene encoding 2-5A-dependent ribonuclease-like isoform X5, with product MEATGNRQPAAPNGCRNGTAAATASQLHDAIKKGSVKTVRQLLEEGVDVNSKVEGGWTPLHSAVQAEQEEIVNLLLEQGADPHARKDNGATPFIIAGIVGNVNLLELFLSKGSEINEKDNNGFTAFMEAAWYGKEKALKFLYENFSDEKEMDVNLGRMVSAQQRQVYKGGETALMDAARNGHLSAVKTLVKEMRASVHACDNFGRNALIHALRLPLKKNTILRQNKNIEPIVSFLLDCGADVTGRDENGKTSLILAAERQSQDLVELLLKTGKVDINAMGNDGKTALKIAVEHDHEEIAKLLCENGVRADSTDIFAAKENYNNEMVALLLKYGATATNNQPPKEWAPTSKRWGEQLWCLHSINSPQIGKLNIIFDEYYRIESTSEGGIYLGFHAGKEVAVKRFLLGSDKAERESMCLSHCHSNRHMVKLFGTETHGNCQLFCLSLCESNLEDHLSKSAQAVNNRDILKTLLEAVRDLHSLELGHGDLHPRNILIDFDKSSSFAEGQRELIIKEDLEALGRLVLYVVTRGEVPFDRPDGEDVAARCPTDLQGHLEIEDLIRSLVSPHGGNSVQLGDLLHHPFFWTHESRFEFLVDVGNNPDIEKYNAGSQIVKALNCNKATTEKHFYQWTKKIDQAVLENMKKKRHYKDTVTDLLRFIRNVGAHYGAKPQWFKEIIQNPSQYFVDRFPDLTFYVYEHLCRVDRAFLKKVLHHILKGYNPS from the exons ATGGAGGCCACAGGCAACCGCCAGCCGGCAGCACCAAACGGCTGCAGAAATGgaacagcagcagccacagcatcTCAGTTACATGATGCTATCAAAAAAGGTTCAGTAAAGACAGTCCGGCAGCTGTTGGAGGAAGGTGTAGATGTCAATTCCAAGGTAGAAGGTGGTTGGACACCTCTGCACAGCGCTGTACAGGCTGAACAGGAGGAGATCGTTAACCTTCTGCTGGAGCAGGGTGCTGATCCACATGCCAGAAAGGACAATGGTGCCACCCCCTTTATTATAGCAGGCATAGTGGGGAATGTGAACCTTTTGGAGCTCTTCCTTTCTAAGGGGTCAGAAATAAATGAGAAGGATAACAACGGCTTCACAGCCTTTATGGaggctgcttggtatgggaaggAGAAGGCCTTGAAATTCTTGTATGAGAATTTCTCAGATGAGAAAGAGATGGATGTGAATTTGGGCCGGATGGTCAGTGCACAACAAAGACAAGTGTACAAAGGCGGAGAAACAGCCCTGATGGATGCTGCCAGGAATGGCCACCTCTCAGCTGTGAAAACCCTTGTGAAAGAGATGAGAGCCAGCGTGCATGCCTGTGATAACTTTGGCAGGAACGCTTTGATCCATGCATTACGGCTGCCTCTGAAGAAGAACACCATACTTAGACAAAACAAGAATATAGAGCCGATAGTCTCCTTTCTGCTGGACTGTGGCGCTGATGTTACTGGAAGAGATGAAAATGGGAAGACTTCGCTCATCCTGGCAGCAGAGAGGCAAAGTCAGGATTTGGTGGAATTGTTACTGAAGACAGGCAAAGTTGACATTAACGCCATGGGCAATGATGGCAAAACAGCGCTGAAGATAGCTGTGGAGCACGACCATGAGGAAATAGCCAAGCTGTTATGTGAGAACGGAGTCAGGGCTGATAGTACTGACATTTTTGCGGCCAAAGAGAACTACAACAATGAAATGGTGGCACTGCTGCTCAAATATGGTGCTACGGCTACTAATAATCAGCCTCCTAAAGAGTGGGCACCCACCAGCAAACGCTGGGGAGAGCAACTATGGTGTCTTCACAGTATAAATTCCCCTCAGATTGGAAAACTCAACATCATATTTGATGAGTATTACCGCATTGAGAGCACCTCTGAAGGAGGCATCTACCTGGGATTCCATGCGGGGAAAGAGGTGGCTGTGAAGAGATTCCTTCTTGGCAGTGATAAGGCTGAACGAGAATCCATGTGTCTCAGTCACTGCCACAGCAACAGACATATGGTAAAACTTTTTGGGACTGAGACTCATGGCAACTGCCAGCTCTTCTGCCTCTCTCTTTGTGAGAGCAACCTTGAGGATCATCTGAGCAAATCTGCACAGGCAGTCAATAACCGTGACATCCTCAAGACACTCTTGGAAGCAGTGAGAGATCTGCACTCTTTGGAATTAGGCCACGGGGATCTGCACCCACGTAACATTTTGATAG ATTTTGATAAGAGTAGCAGTTTTGCTGAAGGTCAAAGGGAACTTATAATCAAAGAAGACTTGGAG GCACTCGGAAGGTTGGTCCTATATGTTGTAACAAGGGGTGAGGTCCCTTTTGATAGACCTGATGGAGAGGATGTGGCTGCAAGATGTCCAACAGATTTGCAGGGTCACTTGGAGATTGAAGATCTCATAAGAAGTTTGGTCTCCCCCCATGGAGGAAACTCAGTTCAGTTAGGAGACTTGCTCCACCACCCCTTTTTCTGGACCCATGAGAG CAGGTTTGAGTTTCTTGTGGACGTTGGGAATAATCCAGACATCGAAAAATACAATGCTGGGAGTCAGATTGTGAAAGCTTTGAATTGCAATAAGGCAACAACTGAGAAGCACTTCTACCAGTGGACTAAGAAG ATTGATCAAGCTGTTCTGGAAAACATGAAAAAGAAACGCCACTATAAAGATACTGTCACTGACCTGTTGAGGTTCATCAGAAATGTGGGGGCGCACTATGGTGCAAAACCGCAATG GTTCAAGGAAATAATCCAGAACCCATCACAGTATTTTGTTGACCGGTTTCCAGATCTGACATTTTATGTCTATGAGCATTTGTGCCGTGTGGACAGAG CTTTCCTAAAGAAGGTCCTTCATCACATCCTCAAAGGCTACAATCCCAGCTGA
- the LOC123375862 gene encoding 2-5A-dependent ribonuclease-like isoform X3: MEATGNRQPAAPNGCRNGTAAATASQLHDAIKKGSVKTVRQLLEEGVDVNSKVEGGWTPLHSAVQAEQEEIVNLLLEQGADPHARKDNGATPFIIAGIVGNVNLLELFLSKGSEINEKDNNGFTAFMEAAWYGKEKALKFLYENFSDEKEMDVNLGRMVSAQQRQVYKGGETALMDAARNGHLSAVKTLVKEMRASVHACDNFGRNALIHALRLPLKKNTILRQNKNIEPIVSFLLDCGADVTGRDENGKTSLILAAERQSQDLVELLLKTGKVDINAMGNDGKTALKIAVEHDHEEIAKLLCENGVRADSTDIFAAKENYNNEMVALLLKYGATATNNQPPKEWAPTSKRWGEQLWCLHSINSPQIGKLNIIFDEYYRIESTSEGGIYLGFHAGKEVAVKRFLLGSDKAERESMCLSHCHSNRHMVKLFGTETHGNCQLFCLSLCESNLEDHLSKSAQAVNNRDILKTLLEAVRDLHSLELGHGDLHPRNILIDADDKVLLADFDKSSSFAEGQRELIIKEDLESIGAVHARSFGGRGLPSARSIVRKLLCPVGVGDETELHRWNNALGRLVLYVVTRGEVPFDRPDGEDVAARCPTDLQGHLEIEDLIRSLVSPHGGNSVQLGDLLHHPFFWTHESRFEFLVDVGNNPDIEKYNAGSQIVKALNCNKATTEKHFYQWTKKIDQAVLENMKKKRHYKDTVTDLLRFIRNVGAHYGAKPQWFKEIIQNPSQYFVDRFPDLTFYVYEHLCRVDRGCSP; encoded by the exons ATGGAGGCCACAGGCAACCGCCAGCCGGCAGCACCAAACGGCTGCAGAAATGgaacagcagcagccacagcatcTCAGTTACATGATGCTATCAAAAAAGGTTCAGTAAAGACAGTCCGGCAGCTGTTGGAGGAAGGTGTAGATGTCAATTCCAAGGTAGAAGGTGGTTGGACACCTCTGCACAGCGCTGTACAGGCTGAACAGGAGGAGATCGTTAACCTTCTGCTGGAGCAGGGTGCTGATCCACATGCCAGAAAGGACAATGGTGCCACCCCCTTTATTATAGCAGGCATAGTGGGGAATGTGAACCTTTTGGAGCTCTTCCTTTCTAAGGGGTCAGAAATAAATGAGAAGGATAACAACGGCTTCACAGCCTTTATGGaggctgcttggtatgggaaggAGAAGGCCTTGAAATTCTTGTATGAGAATTTCTCAGATGAGAAAGAGATGGATGTGAATTTGGGCCGGATGGTCAGTGCACAACAAAGACAAGTGTACAAAGGCGGAGAAACAGCCCTGATGGATGCTGCCAGGAATGGCCACCTCTCAGCTGTGAAAACCCTTGTGAAAGAGATGAGAGCCAGCGTGCATGCCTGTGATAACTTTGGCAGGAACGCTTTGATCCATGCATTACGGCTGCCTCTGAAGAAGAACACCATACTTAGACAAAACAAGAATATAGAGCCGATAGTCTCCTTTCTGCTGGACTGTGGCGCTGATGTTACTGGAAGAGATGAAAATGGGAAGACTTCGCTCATCCTGGCAGCAGAGAGGCAAAGTCAGGATTTGGTGGAATTGTTACTGAAGACAGGCAAAGTTGACATTAACGCCATGGGCAATGATGGCAAAACAGCGCTGAAGATAGCTGTGGAGCACGACCATGAGGAAATAGCCAAGCTGTTATGTGAGAACGGAGTCAGGGCTGATAGTACTGACATTTTTGCGGCCAAAGAGAACTACAACAATGAAATGGTGGCACTGCTGCTCAAATATGGTGCTACGGCTACTAATAATCAGCCTCCTAAAGAGTGGGCACCCACCAGCAAACGCTGGGGAGAGCAACTATGGTGTCTTCACAGTATAAATTCCCCTCAGATTGGAAAACTCAACATCATATTTGATGAGTATTACCGCATTGAGAGCACCTCTGAAGGAGGCATCTACCTGGGATTCCATGCGGGGAAAGAGGTGGCTGTGAAGAGATTCCTTCTTGGCAGTGATAAGGCTGAACGAGAATCCATGTGTCTCAGTCACTGCCACAGCAACAGACATATGGTAAAACTTTTTGGGACTGAGACTCATGGCAACTGCCAGCTCTTCTGCCTCTCTCTTTGTGAGAGCAACCTTGAGGATCATCTGAGCAAATCTGCACAGGCAGTCAATAACCGTGACATCCTCAAGACACTCTTGGAAGCAGTGAGAGATCTGCACTCTTTGGAATTAGGCCACGGGGATCTGCACCCACGTAACATTTTGATAG ATGCGGATGATAAAGTTCTCCTTGCAGATTTTGATAAGAGTAGCAGTTTTGCTGAAGGTCAAAGGGAACTTATAATCAAAGAAGACTTGGAG TCCATTGGAGCCGTGCATGCAAGGAGCTTTGGAGGAAGGGGGCTGCCAAGTGCCAGATCTATTGTTAGGAAGTTGCTTTGCCCAGTGGGGGTAGGAGATGAAACGGAACTCCATCGGTGGAACAAT GCACTCGGAAGGTTGGTCCTATATGTTGTAACAAGGGGTGAGGTCCCTTTTGATAGACCTGATGGAGAGGATGTGGCTGCAAGATGTCCAACAGATTTGCAGGGTCACTTGGAGATTGAAGATCTCATAAGAAGTTTGGTCTCCCCCCATGGAGGAAACTCAGTTCAGTTAGGAGACTTGCTCCACCACCCCTTTTTCTGGACCCATGAGAG CAGGTTTGAGTTTCTTGTGGACGTTGGGAATAATCCAGACATCGAAAAATACAATGCTGGGAGTCAGATTGTGAAAGCTTTGAATTGCAATAAGGCAACAACTGAGAAGCACTTCTACCAGTGGACTAAGAAG ATTGATCAAGCTGTTCTGGAAAACATGAAAAAGAAACGCCACTATAAAGATACTGTCACTGACCTGTTGAGGTTCATCAGAAATGTGGGGGCGCACTATGGTGCAAAACCGCAATG GTTCAAGGAAATAATCCAGAACCCATCACAGTATTTTGTTGACCGGTTTCCAGATCTGACATTTTATGTCTATGAGCATTTGTGCCGTGTGGACAGAG GCTGTTCTCCTTGA
- the LOC123375862 gene encoding 2-5A-dependent ribonuclease-like isoform X1, with amino-acid sequence MEATGNRQPAAPNGCRNGTAAATASQLHDAIKKGSVKTVRQLLEEGVDVNSKVEGGWTPLHSAVQAEQEEIVNLLLEQGADPHARKDNGATPFIIAGIVGNVNLLELFLSKGSEINEKDNNGFTAFMEAAWYGKEKALKFLYENFSDEKEMDVNLGRMVSAQQRQVYKGGETALMDAARNGHLSAVKTLVKEMRASVHACDNFGRNALIHALRLPLKKNTILRQNKNIEPIVSFLLDCGADVTGRDENGKTSLILAAERQSQDLVELLLKTGKVDINAMGNDGKTALKIAVEHDHEEIAKLLCENGVRADSTDIFAAKENYNNEMVALLLKYGATATNNQPPKEWAPTSKRWGEQLWCLHSINSPQIGKLNIIFDEYYRIESTSEGGIYLGFHAGKEVAVKRFLLGSDKAERESMCLSHCHSNRHMVKLFGTETHGNCQLFCLSLCESNLEDHLSKSAQAVNNRDILKTLLEAVRDLHSLELGHGDLHPRNILIDADDKVLLADFDKSSSFAEGQRELIIKEDLESIGAVHARSFGGRGLPSARSIVRKLLCPVGVGDETELHRWNNALGRLVLYVVTRGEVPFDRPDGEDVAARCPTDLQGHLEIEDLIRSLVSPHGGNSVQLGDLLHHPFFWTHESRFEFLVDVGNNPDIEKYNAGSQIVKALNCNKATTEKHFYQWTKKIDQAVLENMKKKRHYKDTVTDLLRFIRNVGAHYGAKPQWFKEIIQNPSQYFVDRFPDLTFYVYEHLCRVDRAFLKKVLHHILKGYNPS; translated from the exons ATGGAGGCCACAGGCAACCGCCAGCCGGCAGCACCAAACGGCTGCAGAAATGgaacagcagcagccacagcatcTCAGTTACATGATGCTATCAAAAAAGGTTCAGTAAAGACAGTCCGGCAGCTGTTGGAGGAAGGTGTAGATGTCAATTCCAAGGTAGAAGGTGGTTGGACACCTCTGCACAGCGCTGTACAGGCTGAACAGGAGGAGATCGTTAACCTTCTGCTGGAGCAGGGTGCTGATCCACATGCCAGAAAGGACAATGGTGCCACCCCCTTTATTATAGCAGGCATAGTGGGGAATGTGAACCTTTTGGAGCTCTTCCTTTCTAAGGGGTCAGAAATAAATGAGAAGGATAACAACGGCTTCACAGCCTTTATGGaggctgcttggtatgggaaggAGAAGGCCTTGAAATTCTTGTATGAGAATTTCTCAGATGAGAAAGAGATGGATGTGAATTTGGGCCGGATGGTCAGTGCACAACAAAGACAAGTGTACAAAGGCGGAGAAACAGCCCTGATGGATGCTGCCAGGAATGGCCACCTCTCAGCTGTGAAAACCCTTGTGAAAGAGATGAGAGCCAGCGTGCATGCCTGTGATAACTTTGGCAGGAACGCTTTGATCCATGCATTACGGCTGCCTCTGAAGAAGAACACCATACTTAGACAAAACAAGAATATAGAGCCGATAGTCTCCTTTCTGCTGGACTGTGGCGCTGATGTTACTGGAAGAGATGAAAATGGGAAGACTTCGCTCATCCTGGCAGCAGAGAGGCAAAGTCAGGATTTGGTGGAATTGTTACTGAAGACAGGCAAAGTTGACATTAACGCCATGGGCAATGATGGCAAAACAGCGCTGAAGATAGCTGTGGAGCACGACCATGAGGAAATAGCCAAGCTGTTATGTGAGAACGGAGTCAGGGCTGATAGTACTGACATTTTTGCGGCCAAAGAGAACTACAACAATGAAATGGTGGCACTGCTGCTCAAATATGGTGCTACGGCTACTAATAATCAGCCTCCTAAAGAGTGGGCACCCACCAGCAAACGCTGGGGAGAGCAACTATGGTGTCTTCACAGTATAAATTCCCCTCAGATTGGAAAACTCAACATCATATTTGATGAGTATTACCGCATTGAGAGCACCTCTGAAGGAGGCATCTACCTGGGATTCCATGCGGGGAAAGAGGTGGCTGTGAAGAGATTCCTTCTTGGCAGTGATAAGGCTGAACGAGAATCCATGTGTCTCAGTCACTGCCACAGCAACAGACATATGGTAAAACTTTTTGGGACTGAGACTCATGGCAACTGCCAGCTCTTCTGCCTCTCTCTTTGTGAGAGCAACCTTGAGGATCATCTGAGCAAATCTGCACAGGCAGTCAATAACCGTGACATCCTCAAGACACTCTTGGAAGCAGTGAGAGATCTGCACTCTTTGGAATTAGGCCACGGGGATCTGCACCCACGTAACATTTTGATAG ATGCGGATGATAAAGTTCTCCTTGCAGATTTTGATAAGAGTAGCAGTTTTGCTGAAGGTCAAAGGGAACTTATAATCAAAGAAGACTTGGAG TCCATTGGAGCCGTGCATGCAAGGAGCTTTGGAGGAAGGGGGCTGCCAAGTGCCAGATCTATTGTTAGGAAGTTGCTTTGCCCAGTGGGGGTAGGAGATGAAACGGAACTCCATCGGTGGAACAAT GCACTCGGAAGGTTGGTCCTATATGTTGTAACAAGGGGTGAGGTCCCTTTTGATAGACCTGATGGAGAGGATGTGGCTGCAAGATGTCCAACAGATTTGCAGGGTCACTTGGAGATTGAAGATCTCATAAGAAGTTTGGTCTCCCCCCATGGAGGAAACTCAGTTCAGTTAGGAGACTTGCTCCACCACCCCTTTTTCTGGACCCATGAGAG CAGGTTTGAGTTTCTTGTGGACGTTGGGAATAATCCAGACATCGAAAAATACAATGCTGGGAGTCAGATTGTGAAAGCTTTGAATTGCAATAAGGCAACAACTGAGAAGCACTTCTACCAGTGGACTAAGAAG ATTGATCAAGCTGTTCTGGAAAACATGAAAAAGAAACGCCACTATAAAGATACTGTCACTGACCTGTTGAGGTTCATCAGAAATGTGGGGGCGCACTATGGTGCAAAACCGCAATG GTTCAAGGAAATAATCCAGAACCCATCACAGTATTTTGTTGACCGGTTTCCAGATCTGACATTTTATGTCTATGAGCATTTGTGCCGTGTGGACAGAG CTTTCCTAAAGAAGGTCCTTCATCACATCCTCAAAGGCTACAATCCCAGCTGA
- the LOC123375862 gene encoding 2-5A-dependent ribonuclease-like isoform X2, producing the protein MEATGNRQPAAPNGCRNGTAAATASQLHDAIKKGSVKTVRQLLEEGVDVNSKVEGGWTPLHSAVQAEQEEIVNLLLEQGADPHARKDNGATPFIIAGIVGNVNLLELFLSKGSEINEKDNNGFTAFMEAAWYGKEKALKFLYENFSDEKEMDVNLGRMVSAQQRQVYKGGETALMDAARNGHLSAVKTLVKEMRASVHACDNFGRNALIHALRLPLKKNTILRQNKNIEPIVSFLLDCGADVTGRDENGKTSLILAAERQSQDLVELLLKTGKVDINAMGNDGKTALKIAVEHDHEEIAKLLCENGVRADSTDIFAAKENYNNEMVALLLKYGATATNNQPPKEWAPTSKRWGEQLWCLHSINSPQIGKLNIIFDEYYRIESTSEGGIYLGFHAGKEVAVKRFLLGSDKAERESMCLSHCHSNRHMVKLFGTETHGNCQLFCLSLCESNLEDHLSKSAQAVNNRDILKTLLEAVRDLHSLELGHGDLHPRNILIDFDKSSSFAEGQRELIIKEDLESIGAVHARSFGGRGLPSARSIVRKLLCPVGVGDETELHRWNNALGRLVLYVVTRGEVPFDRPDGEDVAARCPTDLQGHLEIEDLIRSLVSPHGGNSVQLGDLLHHPFFWTHESRFEFLVDVGNNPDIEKYNAGSQIVKALNCNKATTEKHFYQWTKKIDQAVLENMKKKRHYKDTVTDLLRFIRNVGAHYGAKPQWFKEIIQNPSQYFVDRFPDLTFYVYEHLCRVDRAFLKKVLHHILKGYNPS; encoded by the exons ATGGAGGCCACAGGCAACCGCCAGCCGGCAGCACCAAACGGCTGCAGAAATGgaacagcagcagccacagcatcTCAGTTACATGATGCTATCAAAAAAGGTTCAGTAAAGACAGTCCGGCAGCTGTTGGAGGAAGGTGTAGATGTCAATTCCAAGGTAGAAGGTGGTTGGACACCTCTGCACAGCGCTGTACAGGCTGAACAGGAGGAGATCGTTAACCTTCTGCTGGAGCAGGGTGCTGATCCACATGCCAGAAAGGACAATGGTGCCACCCCCTTTATTATAGCAGGCATAGTGGGGAATGTGAACCTTTTGGAGCTCTTCCTTTCTAAGGGGTCAGAAATAAATGAGAAGGATAACAACGGCTTCACAGCCTTTATGGaggctgcttggtatgggaaggAGAAGGCCTTGAAATTCTTGTATGAGAATTTCTCAGATGAGAAAGAGATGGATGTGAATTTGGGCCGGATGGTCAGTGCACAACAAAGACAAGTGTACAAAGGCGGAGAAACAGCCCTGATGGATGCTGCCAGGAATGGCCACCTCTCAGCTGTGAAAACCCTTGTGAAAGAGATGAGAGCCAGCGTGCATGCCTGTGATAACTTTGGCAGGAACGCTTTGATCCATGCATTACGGCTGCCTCTGAAGAAGAACACCATACTTAGACAAAACAAGAATATAGAGCCGATAGTCTCCTTTCTGCTGGACTGTGGCGCTGATGTTACTGGAAGAGATGAAAATGGGAAGACTTCGCTCATCCTGGCAGCAGAGAGGCAAAGTCAGGATTTGGTGGAATTGTTACTGAAGACAGGCAAAGTTGACATTAACGCCATGGGCAATGATGGCAAAACAGCGCTGAAGATAGCTGTGGAGCACGACCATGAGGAAATAGCCAAGCTGTTATGTGAGAACGGAGTCAGGGCTGATAGTACTGACATTTTTGCGGCCAAAGAGAACTACAACAATGAAATGGTGGCACTGCTGCTCAAATATGGTGCTACGGCTACTAATAATCAGCCTCCTAAAGAGTGGGCACCCACCAGCAAACGCTGGGGAGAGCAACTATGGTGTCTTCACAGTATAAATTCCCCTCAGATTGGAAAACTCAACATCATATTTGATGAGTATTACCGCATTGAGAGCACCTCTGAAGGAGGCATCTACCTGGGATTCCATGCGGGGAAAGAGGTGGCTGTGAAGAGATTCCTTCTTGGCAGTGATAAGGCTGAACGAGAATCCATGTGTCTCAGTCACTGCCACAGCAACAGACATATGGTAAAACTTTTTGGGACTGAGACTCATGGCAACTGCCAGCTCTTCTGCCTCTCTCTTTGTGAGAGCAACCTTGAGGATCATCTGAGCAAATCTGCACAGGCAGTCAATAACCGTGACATCCTCAAGACACTCTTGGAAGCAGTGAGAGATCTGCACTCTTTGGAATTAGGCCACGGGGATCTGCACCCACGTAACATTTTGATAG ATTTTGATAAGAGTAGCAGTTTTGCTGAAGGTCAAAGGGAACTTATAATCAAAGAAGACTTGGAG TCCATTGGAGCCGTGCATGCAAGGAGCTTTGGAGGAAGGGGGCTGCCAAGTGCCAGATCTATTGTTAGGAAGTTGCTTTGCCCAGTGGGGGTAGGAGATGAAACGGAACTCCATCGGTGGAACAAT GCACTCGGAAGGTTGGTCCTATATGTTGTAACAAGGGGTGAGGTCCCTTTTGATAGACCTGATGGAGAGGATGTGGCTGCAAGATGTCCAACAGATTTGCAGGGTCACTTGGAGATTGAAGATCTCATAAGAAGTTTGGTCTCCCCCCATGGAGGAAACTCAGTTCAGTTAGGAGACTTGCTCCACCACCCCTTTTTCTGGACCCATGAGAG CAGGTTTGAGTTTCTTGTGGACGTTGGGAATAATCCAGACATCGAAAAATACAATGCTGGGAGTCAGATTGTGAAAGCTTTGAATTGCAATAAGGCAACAACTGAGAAGCACTTCTACCAGTGGACTAAGAAG ATTGATCAAGCTGTTCTGGAAAACATGAAAAAGAAACGCCACTATAAAGATACTGTCACTGACCTGTTGAGGTTCATCAGAAATGTGGGGGCGCACTATGGTGCAAAACCGCAATG GTTCAAGGAAATAATCCAGAACCCATCACAGTATTTTGTTGACCGGTTTCCAGATCTGACATTTTATGTCTATGAGCATTTGTGCCGTGTGGACAGAG CTTTCCTAAAGAAGGTCCTTCATCACATCCTCAAAGGCTACAATCCCAGCTGA